The following proteins come from a genomic window of Kitasatospora sp. NBC_01246:
- a CDS encoding SMP-30/gluconolactonase/LRE family protein yields MPEPHPTDPRPGDPRPTGPHPADPHPTEAVRTVLSGLALGESPRWHDGRLWLCDWGAQELIAVGPDGRAAVAATVPSFPFCIDWLPGPDGRLLVVAGGDGRLLRQEADGALAPCADLRPLSDRPWNEVAVDGRGNAYVNGIGFDLMGGEAPAPGLIALVAPDGEVRRVADGLAFPNGMAVTPDGSTLLVAESYAARLTAFTIGPGGDLTDRRVWAEVPGSAPDGICLDAEGAVWFADVPGRCCVRVREGGKVLRRIELDRGCFSCALGGPDGRTLFLTAAEWPPPPGARTGRLLAVDVDVPAHRR; encoded by the coding sequence GTGCCCGAACCCCACCCCACCGACCCCCGGCCCGGTGATCCACGCCCCACCGGCCCGCACCCCGCCGATCCACACCCCACCGAGGCCGTCCGAACCGTCCTGTCCGGGCTCGCCCTCGGGGAGTCGCCCCGCTGGCACGACGGCCGGCTCTGGCTCTGCGACTGGGGCGCCCAGGAGCTGATCGCGGTCGGGCCCGACGGCCGGGCCGCCGTCGCCGCCACCGTGCCCTCGTTCCCGTTCTGCATCGACTGGCTGCCCGGGCCGGACGGCCGCCTGCTGGTCGTCGCCGGCGGTGACGGGCGCCTGCTGCGCCAGGAGGCGGACGGCGCCCTGGCCCCCTGCGCGGACCTGCGCCCGCTCTCCGACCGGCCGTGGAACGAGGTGGCCGTGGACGGGCGCGGCAACGCCTACGTCAACGGCATCGGGTTCGACCTGATGGGCGGCGAGGCGCCCGCGCCGGGCCTGATCGCCCTGGTGGCCCCGGACGGCGAGGTCCGCCGGGTGGCCGACGGCCTGGCGTTCCCCAACGGCATGGCCGTCACCCCCGACGGCTCGACGCTCCTCGTCGCCGAGTCCTACGCCGCCCGGCTGACCGCCTTCACCATCGGGCCCGGCGGCGACCTGACCGACCGCCGGGTCTGGGCCGAGGTGCCGGGCTCGGCACCGGACGGGATCTGCCTGGACGCCGAGGGCGCGGTCTGGTTCGCCGACGTCCCCGGCCGCTGCTGCGTCCGGGTCCGCGAGGGCGGCAAGGTGCTCCGGCGGATCGAGCTCGACCGCGGCTGCTTCTCCTGCGCCCTCGGCGGCCCGGACGGCCGGACCCTCTTCCTGACCGCCGCCGAGTGGCCGCCCCCGCCGGGCGCCCGCACCGGCCGGCTCCTGGCCGTCGACGTGGACGTCCCGGCCCACCGTCGGTGA
- a CDS encoding sigma-70 family RNA polymerase sigma factor: MAIDATVHAEDTHRAAGEAGEAGGAPDAPVSRADRPTLDQQTLAELYRLHGGYLLRAMLRVTSGDRGKAEDIVQETLLRAWQNPAAIRRGPEYSRPWLFTVARRIAIDHFRMQAARAQEVADDAPEEHAGTHDPYDEVLAAQDMAIALAELQPHHRDVLVELHMHGRSMAEAAAVLGVPVGTVKSRSFYAVRALRPILEARGMVAAG, from the coding sequence GTGGCCATCGACGCTACCGTTCACGCCGAGGACACCCATCGGGCAGCCGGGGAGGCCGGGGAGGCCGGGGGCGCCCCGGACGCTCCCGTCAGCCGTGCGGACCGGCCCACCCTCGACCAGCAGACCCTGGCCGAGCTGTACCGCCTGCACGGCGGCTACCTGCTGCGCGCGATGCTGCGCGTCACCAGCGGCGACCGGGGCAAGGCCGAGGACATCGTGCAGGAGACCCTACTGCGCGCCTGGCAGAACCCGGCCGCCATCCGCCGGGGCCCCGAGTACAGCCGTCCGTGGCTGTTCACGGTGGCCCGCCGGATCGCCATCGACCACTTCCGGATGCAGGCCGCCCGCGCCCAGGAGGTCGCCGACGACGCTCCCGAGGAGCACGCCGGCACCCACGACCCCTACGACGAGGTGCTCGCCGCCCAGGACATGGCGATCGCGCTCGCCGAGCTGCAGCCGCACCACCGCGACGTCCTGGTCGAGCTGCACATGCACGGCCGCTCGATGGCCGAGGCCGCCGCCGTCCTCGGCGTCCCGGTCGGCACCGTCAAGTCCCGCAGCTTCTACGCGGTCCGCGCGCTGCGCCCGATCCTCGAAGCCCGCGGCATGGTCGCCGCGGGGTAG
- a CDS encoding 4'-phosphopantetheinyl transferase family protein: MIGELLPAAVVVETAYDDPPQARLEPAEEAVVARAVETRRREFTTVRYCARLALGRLGVPYRPLVPGLRGAPSWPDGVVGSLTHCAGFRGAAVARAGEVVSIGIDAEPAEALPEGVLDAIALPGEQERNGKLLADHPGLPWDRLLFSAKEAVYKAWFPLTGVFLEFSEADITLRPDGTFHAVLLVPGPVVDGHRLGGFDGRWVVRDGLLATAITVLPGARG, encoded by the coding sequence GTGATCGGCGAACTGCTTCCCGCGGCGGTCGTGGTGGAGACGGCCTACGACGACCCGCCGCAGGCGCGGCTGGAGCCGGCGGAGGAGGCGGTCGTCGCCCGGGCCGTCGAGACCCGGCGGCGGGAGTTCACCACCGTCCGGTACTGCGCCCGCCTCGCGCTCGGGCGGCTCGGCGTCCCGTACCGGCCGCTGGTACCCGGCCTGCGTGGCGCGCCGAGCTGGCCCGACGGGGTGGTCGGGAGCCTCACGCACTGCGCCGGTTTCCGGGGCGCGGCCGTCGCCCGGGCGGGCGAGGTCGTCTCGATCGGTATCGACGCCGAGCCGGCCGAGGCGCTGCCGGAGGGGGTGCTCGACGCCATCGCGCTGCCCGGCGAGCAGGAGCGGAACGGCAAGCTGCTCGCGGACCACCCGGGGCTGCCCTGGGACCGGCTGCTGTTCAGTGCCAAGGAGGCCGTCTACAAGGCGTGGTTCCCGCTGACCGGCGTCTTCCTGGAGTTCTCGGAGGCCGACATCACGCTGCGTCCGGACGGCACCTTCCACGCCGTCCTGCTGGTTCCGGGCCCGGTGGTGGACGGACACCGCCTCGGGGGCTTCGACGGGCGGTGGGTCGTCCGGGACGGGCTGCTCGCCACCGCGATCACCGTTCTGCCGGGGGCACGCGGCTGA
- a CDS encoding CehA/McbA family metallohydrolase has product MTDRDADTPTEPARSGSPRAGLPQTDPVPAGARTERPGPDRRGLLRTGLATGAVTALGLAAAAPAGAAHALPDRTITLSGHLPTGAPDFVLLPFDVPDGVREIAVSYSYDRPTVLTGTPGNSCDIGLFDEGGTELGGRGFRGWSGGFRTEFTVARDRATPGYLPGPIRPGRWNIVLGPYQVAPQGLDYRVQVTLRFGPPGPEFTPSYPPERARGRGRAWYRGDSHLHTVHSDGRRLPAEVAAGAREAGLDFIVSTDHNTTSAHGVWGPLAGPDLLIVLGEEVTTRNGHWLALGLEPGRFVDWRYRARDGEFPRFARQVRRQGGLVVPAHPYCPYVACQWKFGYQDADAVEVWNGPWTYDDESAVDTWDAQLAVALREGRPWLPAVGNSDAHSAPQVIGSPHTVVLAEDLTRAAILDGLRAGRSWLAESAGVGLDLTATGQGRQAGIGEQLTVPADAPVDVRLAVSGVPGGTVRLLTDEGQLHQESLPADGAGTVVWRTTASLAAYVRAEVRRPRADGTPGRGNAMGPDLPWGPMAALTNPIVLRTQKRSGDR; this is encoded by the coding sequence ATGACCGACCGCGACGCCGACACCCCCACCGAGCCCGCCCGATCCGGCTCGCCCCGGGCCGGCTTACCGCAGACCGACCCGGTCCCGGCCGGGGCACGGACCGAGCGCCCCGGGCCCGACCGGCGCGGCCTGCTCCGGACCGGGCTGGCCACCGGCGCCGTCACCGCCCTCGGCCTGGCCGCCGCCGCACCCGCCGGGGCAGCCCACGCGCTGCCCGACCGGACGATCACCCTGTCCGGCCATCTCCCCACCGGCGCCCCCGACTTCGTCCTCCTGCCGTTCGACGTCCCGGACGGCGTCCGGGAGATCGCCGTCTCCTACAGCTACGACCGGCCGACCGTCCTCACCGGGACCCCCGGCAACTCCTGCGACATCGGCCTCTTCGACGAGGGCGGCACCGAACTCGGCGGGCGCGGCTTCCGCGGCTGGTCGGGCGGGTTCCGCACCGAGTTCACCGTCGCCCGCGACCGGGCGACGCCCGGCTACCTGCCCGGTCCGATCCGCCCCGGTCGCTGGAACATCGTGCTCGGCCCCTACCAGGTGGCACCCCAGGGGCTCGACTACCGCGTCCAGGTGACGCTGCGGTTCGGCCCGCCCGGGCCGGAGTTCACCCCGTCCTACCCGCCGGAGCGGGCCCGTGGCCGGGGCCGCGCCTGGTACCGGGGCGACTCCCACCTGCACACCGTGCACTCCGACGGGCGCCGGCTCCCGGCGGAGGTGGCGGCGGGTGCCCGGGAGGCCGGGCTGGACTTCATCGTCTCCACCGACCACAACACCACCTCCGCGCACGGCGTCTGGGGGCCGCTGGCCGGGCCGGACCTGTTGATCGTGCTCGGCGAGGAGGTCACCACCCGCAACGGCCACTGGCTGGCGCTGGGCCTGGAGCCGGGCCGGTTCGTCGACTGGCGCTACCGGGCGCGCGACGGGGAGTTCCCGCGCTTCGCCCGGCAGGTCCGCCGCCAGGGCGGCCTGGTGGTGCCCGCGCACCCGTACTGCCCGTACGTCGCCTGCCAGTGGAAGTTCGGCTACCAGGACGCGGACGCGGTCGAGGTCTGGAACGGACCGTGGACGTACGACGACGAGTCGGCGGTGGACACCTGGGACGCACAGCTCGCGGTCGCGCTGCGCGAGGGGCGGCCCTGGCTGCCGGCCGTCGGCAACAGCGACGCGCACAGCGCCCCGCAGGTCATCGGCTCCCCGCACACCGTCGTCCTGGCCGAGGACCTCACCCGGGCGGCGATCCTCGACGGGCTCCGGGCCGGCCGCAGCTGGCTGGCCGAATCGGCCGGCGTCGGGCTCGACCTCACCGCCACCGGGCAGGGCCGCCAGGCGGGCATCGGCGAACAGCTGACCGTTCCGGCGGACGCCCCGGTGGACGTCCGGCTCGCGGTCTCCGGAGTGCCGGGCGGCACCGTCCGCCTCCTGACCGACGAGGGCCAGTTGCACCAGGAGTCGCTGCCCGCCGACGGCGCCGGCACGGTGGTCTGGCGCACCACCGCCTCGCTCGCCGCGTACGTCCGGGCGGAGGTGCGCCGGCCGAGGGCGGACGGGACGCCCGGCCGGGGCAACGCGATGGGGCCGGACCTCCCGTGGGGGCCGATGGCGGCGCTGACCAACCCGATCGTGCTGCGGACGCAGAAGCGTTCCGGGGACCGTTAG
- the hemC gene encoding hydroxymethylbilane synthase → MPTYLVGSRASALARTQVRDFLAPLRGRFPEIAFTQRVILEGGDRDRTSLLANVSAVSGGSAFSTEQEAALLRGDVDVVVHSLKDLPTANPEGLMLLPPPGREDVRDALCGSTLAGLPHGARVGTGAARRIAQLLAVRPDIVPVPIRGNVPTRLEKLRSMRLDAVVLAVAGLNRLGRQDAIGEPLPLDLFPPSPGQGALGIQVRVDDRAVRDVLSTVGDRAVDREVRAERSLLAQLHGGCSVPVGACATTRPDGTLHLFAQVTSLDGRRQVTGSVTGPASEPERLGADLAGDLVDRGARTILDGIRPAVPA, encoded by the coding sequence GTGCCCACGTACCTGGTCGGCTCCCGTGCAAGCGCCCTGGCCCGGACGCAGGTGCGCGACTTCCTGGCCCCGCTGCGCGGCCGGTTCCCGGAGATCGCCTTCACCCAGCGGGTGATCCTCGAAGGCGGCGACCGCGACCGGACGTCGCTGCTGGCGAACGTCTCGGCCGTCAGCGGCGGGTCGGCGTTCAGCACCGAGCAGGAGGCCGCCCTCCTGCGCGGGGACGTGGACGTGGTGGTCCACTCGCTGAAGGACCTGCCGACCGCGAATCCCGAGGGCCTGATGCTGCTGCCCCCGCCGGGCCGGGAGGACGTCCGCGACGCGCTGTGCGGATCGACGCTGGCCGGGCTCCCGCACGGGGCCCGGGTGGGCACGGGCGCGGCCCGTCGCATCGCCCAGCTCCTCGCCGTGCGCCCCGACATCGTCCCGGTGCCGATCCGGGGCAACGTGCCGACCCGGCTGGAGAAGCTGCGGTCCATGAGGCTGGACGCCGTGGTCCTCGCCGTCGCCGGTCTGAACCGGCTCGGCCGGCAGGACGCGATCGGAGAACCGCTGCCCCTCGACCTCTTCCCCCCGAGCCCGGGCCAGGGCGCGCTGGGCATCCAGGTCCGGGTGGACGACCGGGCGGTCCGGGACGTGCTGTCGACCGTCGGGGACCGCGCCGTCGACCGTGAGGTCCGCGCGGAGCGGTCCCTGCTGGCGCAGCTGCACGGCGGGTGCAGCGTGCCGGTGGGCGCCTGCGCCACGACCCGGCCCGACGGGACGCTGCACCTGTTCGCCCAGGTCACCTCGCTCGACGGGCGGCGCCAGGTCACCGGATCGGTCACCGGGCCCGCGAGCGAGCCCGAGCGGCTGGGCGCGGACCTGGCCGGAGACCTGGTGGACCGGGGCGCGCGGACTATCCTCGACGGAATCCGGCCCGCCGTCCCGGCCTGA
- a CDS encoding ATP-binding protein → MLARFRVLAGLTQAELARAAGISLRALGDMERGRTRGPQQRTVQALAVALRLDPDRTAALDRAARDGRPRRTPTRARAPRPAPGTAAPAAPETPAAVDAPAPAPAPETAPATAPETATVPATATAADPGSDSPAEAVFSALALPRDIADFTAREDALARLHRLVRDADPAHPRIVLAYGQPGLGKTAFALHAAHTLAPQFPDGQLSLDLRGMAPTPLAPRDALGQILRALGVADRSVPADTEERASLFRTLVRERRLVLILDNAADEAQVRLLLPGSGPALTIITSRHVLPGLESVHRLPLDVLAPGESAALLARIAGPERLAAEPDAAAELARLCGHLPLALRIAGQRLVARPQQPVSHLVRQLAAEEYRLDVLEAGDLRVRAAFALSYRKLPAATALVLRRCSLSAGKDFTAATVAAYAGLPVQQTDRRLEELADAGLLQPAAAPERYRLHDLVRLYAGERLAADDGPQALEAAREQAGDRLLRRAAAAGLRFDVEGAEHAGAESADPDPATAPVTLADARRWLEEEHPEWLAALQHANATGRHRQVVDTAEAMHWFSDSLLHWDVWAEVFRLSADSARAVGDRLAEAVHLNYLAWSHITCLHRYRSGLAVASEALDLARRIGDAQQEAWALAYCATALRRLHRPEEAMDSYRQAAEVFTSLEGRSAEVGRIVALRCVGSCLRESGRPREALESHRLLVAEILGWLDGTSSHIVHLLAGFAAHEVGLDHSALLEWSEAEAAYRQALGHFEGAGQPDSMTQTLTELGTALIELDRADEARELLTTALTDLTAEGARGNHRRTG, encoded by the coding sequence TTGCTGGCACGCTTCCGGGTGCTGGCCGGTCTGACGCAGGCCGAGCTGGCCCGGGCGGCCGGGATCAGCCTGCGCGCGCTCGGCGACATGGAGCGCGGCCGCACCCGGGGACCGCAGCAGCGCACGGTGCAGGCCCTGGCCGTCGCGCTGCGTCTCGACCCGGACCGGACCGCCGCGCTCGACCGGGCCGCCCGCGACGGGCGTCCCCGGCGCACCCCCACCCGCGCGAGGGCCCCGCGCCCGGCCCCCGGGACCGCCGCGCCCGCCGCCCCCGAGACGCCCGCCGCCGTGGACGCCCCCGCGCCCGCGCCCGCGCCCGAGACCGCCCCCGCGACCGCGCCCGAGACCGCGACCGTGCCCGCGACCGCGACCGCGGCCGATCCCGGGAGCGACAGCCCGGCCGAGGCGGTGTTCTCCGCACTCGCGCTGCCCCGGGACATCGCCGACTTCACCGCCCGGGAGGACGCCCTGGCCCGGCTGCACCGGCTGGTCCGGGACGCCGATCCGGCACACCCCCGGATCGTGCTCGCCTACGGTCAGCCCGGCCTGGGCAAGACCGCCTTCGCCCTGCACGCCGCCCACACCCTGGCCCCGCAGTTCCCCGACGGCCAGCTCTCCCTCGACCTGCGCGGGATGGCTCCGACGCCGCTCGCACCGCGCGACGCCCTCGGCCAGATCCTCCGCGCCCTCGGCGTCGCCGACCGCTCGGTGCCCGCCGACACCGAGGAGCGCGCCAGCCTGTTCCGCACCCTGGTCCGGGAGCGGCGCCTCGTCCTGATCCTGGACAACGCCGCCGACGAGGCACAGGTCCGCCTGCTCCTGCCGGGCTCCGGCCCGGCCCTGACGATCATCACCAGCCGGCACGTGCTGCCCGGCCTGGAATCGGTGCACCGCCTGCCGCTGGACGTCCTCGCCCCCGGCGAGTCGGCCGCCCTGCTGGCCCGGATCGCCGGCCCCGAGCGGCTCGCGGCCGAACCCGACGCCGCCGCCGAACTCGCCCGGCTCTGCGGCCACCTGCCGCTCGCCCTGCGGATCGCCGGACAGCGGCTGGTGGCCCGCCCGCAGCAGCCCGTCAGCCACCTGGTCCGCCAACTCGCCGCCGAGGAGTACCGGTTGGACGTGCTGGAGGCCGGTGACCTGCGAGTGCGCGCGGCCTTCGCGCTCTCCTACCGCAAGCTCCCCGCCGCCACCGCGCTGGTCCTGCGCCGCTGCTCGCTGTCCGCGGGAAAGGACTTCACCGCCGCCACCGTCGCCGCCTACGCGGGCCTTCCCGTCCAGCAGACCGACCGCCGGCTGGAGGAACTCGCCGACGCCGGACTGCTGCAGCCCGCCGCGGCCCCCGAGCGCTACCGCCTGCACGACCTGGTCCGCCTCTACGCGGGCGAGCGGCTCGCCGCCGACGACGGCCCGCAGGCCCTGGAGGCCGCCCGCGAGCAGGCCGGCGACCGGTTGCTGCGCCGGGCCGCCGCCGCCGGTCTGCGGTTCGACGTGGAGGGCGCCGAGCACGCCGGTGCCGAATCGGCCGACCCGGATCCGGCCACCGCCCCGGTCACCCTCGCCGACGCCCGGCGCTGGCTGGAGGAGGAGCACCCCGAGTGGCTGGCCGCCCTGCAGCACGCGAACGCCACCGGCCGGCACCGGCAGGTGGTGGACACCGCCGAGGCCATGCACTGGTTCTCCGACAGCCTGCTGCACTGGGACGTCTGGGCCGAGGTCTTCCGGCTCTCGGCGGACTCCGCCCGCGCCGTCGGCGACCGGCTCGCCGAGGCCGTCCACCTGAACTACCTGGCCTGGTCCCACATCACCTGCCTGCACCGCTACCGGTCGGGGCTCGCGGTCGCCTCGGAGGCCCTGGACCTGGCCCGCCGGATCGGCGACGCCCAGCAGGAGGCCTGGGCCCTCGCCTACTGCGCCACCGCCCTGCGCCGGCTGCACCGGCCGGAGGAGGCGATGGACTCCTACCGCCAGGCCGCCGAGGTGTTCACCTCGCTGGAGGGCCGGTCCGCCGAGGTGGGGCGGATCGTGGCGCTGCGCTGCGTCGGCTCCTGCCTGCGGGAGTCCGGCCGGCCCCGGGAGGCGCTGGAGAGCCACCGGCTGCTCGTCGCCGAGATCCTCGGGTGGCTGGACGGCACCTCCTCGCACATCGTCCACCTGTTGGCCGGGTTCGCCGCCCACGAGGTCGGCCTCGACCACTCCGCACTGCTGGAGTGGTCCGAGGCGGAGGCCGCCTACCGCCAGGCCCTCGGCCACTTCGAGGGGGCCGGGCAGCCCGACAGCATGACCCAGACCCTCACCGAGCTGGGCACCGCCCTGATCGAGCTGGACCGTGCGGACGAGGCCCGCGAGCTGCTGACCACGGCACTGACCGACCTCACCGCCGAGGGCGCCCGTGGGAACCACCGGCGCACCGGCTGA
- a CDS encoding polysaccharide deacetylase family protein — translation MGLSRRTVLVLAAGGALAGCRPLAGAVAGPATQPTAQPVAAATASAAPAAPAITSPTVSPSASSPAEAPAEAPAPAAGPPAVPEPPLPAPAVGRAEVVARYGDAVPEEWGLEVSGVITGLPDGARTTALTFDACGGPGGSGYDADLIDLLRANGVPATLFLNARWIDANPAEFEALAGDPLFEIANHGTAHRPLSVAGRSAYGIAGTRDVGEAYDEIAGNAAKLTALLGRPPRFFRSGTAHYDDVATRIVTGLGERVAGFTVNGDGGATFSAAQVRSEVAAAPPGAIVIAHMNHPGGGTAPGFAAALPALLAQGRTFVRLCDALA, via the coding sequence ATGGGGCTGAGTCGTCGGACGGTCCTGGTGCTGGCGGCGGGCGGCGCGCTGGCGGGTTGCCGGCCCCTCGCCGGGGCGGTGGCCGGACCGGCGACGCAGCCCACGGCGCAGCCCGTGGCGGCGGCCACCGCCTCCGCCGCGCCGGCCGCACCGGCCATCACCTCGCCCACTGTCTCGCCCAGTGCCTCGTCCCCCGCCGAAGCCCCCGCCGAAGCCCCGGCCCCCGCCGCCGGGCCGCCCGCCGTGCCGGAGCCGCCGCTGCCCGCGCCCGCCGTCGGGCGCGCCGAGGTGGTGGCCCGCTACGGGGACGCCGTGCCCGAGGAGTGGGGCCTGGAGGTGTCCGGGGTGATCACCGGGCTGCCGGACGGGGCACGGACCACCGCGCTCACCTTCGACGCCTGCGGAGGCCCCGGCGGCTCCGGCTACGACGCGGACCTGATCGACCTCCTCCGGGCCAACGGCGTCCCCGCGACGCTCTTCCTCAACGCCCGCTGGATCGACGCCAACCCCGCCGAGTTCGAGGCCCTGGCCGGTGACCCGCTGTTCGAGATCGCCAACCACGGGACGGCGCACCGGCCGCTCTCGGTCGCCGGCCGCTCCGCGTACGGGATCGCGGGCACCCGGGACGTGGGCGAGGCGTACGACGAGATCGCGGGCAACGCGGCGAAGCTGACCGCCCTGCTCGGCCGGCCGCCGCGGTTCTTCCGCTCCGGCACCGCCCACTACGACGACGTCGCCACCCGGATCGTCACCGGGTTGGGCGAACGCGTGGCCGGCTTCACCGTCAACGGCGACGGCGGCGCCACCTTCAGCGCCGCCCAGGTCCGCAGCGAGGTGGCGGCCGCGCCGCCCGGGGCGATCGTGATCGCCCATATGAACCACCCGGGAGGCGGGACGGCGCCGGGCTTCGCGGCGGCCCTGCCGGCGCTGCTGGCGCAGGGGCGCACCTTCGTCCGCCTCTGCGACGCCCTGGCCTGA
- a CDS encoding chitinase, producing MPKHRLTRRRRMAAASTALVAGAALILMQHQAPAAEAPDPVGLNAVSEYLGWGDAPDPVAVMKATGLRQFALSFVLSGGGCDPKWDGSRALTGGADEKVIKRIRAAGGEILASFGGWDGAKLGERCATAAELAAAYQKVVDAYGLQAVDIDLESTELSTPAVRQRVVDALKTLKAKNPGLLVYVSFPVDPTGPDADGADLIRTAAKAALVVDGWTAMPFDFTSHDGTMAAATVTAVSGLQRAVAAAYGWDDDKAWRHSGLSSMNGRTDQQGEQLTPADFRSVRDFAATHHLARFGFWAVNRDRPCASGTFTTATCSGVQQTAYDFTRIVAGYHVDSVPGGDGPCPSPSVVTTLPPGPGRTTWPLPTPTVARPADAVPPADGPSASPSARPSDGTPTPARTACVPPSPAPVTPAPTGVPTTPASTAPTTPGATTTTSKPPVTPTGTATTASGPATAAPEGSPPPTQAAGGAPAPAAPGGGSLASTGADGTDVLLTTTGALLFLGGALGLVSTRRRDPEPAAG from the coding sequence ATGCCCAAACACCGGCTCACCCGACGACGACGGATGGCGGCGGCCTCCACCGCCCTCGTCGCCGGCGCCGCGCTCATCCTCATGCAGCACCAGGCTCCCGCCGCCGAGGCCCCGGACCCGGTCGGTCTCAACGCCGTCTCCGAGTACCTCGGTTGGGGCGACGCCCCCGACCCGGTCGCCGTCATGAAGGCCACCGGGCTGCGGCAGTTCGCCCTCTCCTTCGTCCTCTCCGGCGGTGGCTGCGACCCGAAGTGGGACGGCAGCCGCGCCCTCACGGGCGGCGCCGACGAGAAGGTGATCAAGCGGATCCGGGCCGCCGGCGGCGAGATCCTCGCCTCCTTCGGCGGCTGGGACGGTGCCAAGCTCGGCGAACGCTGCGCCACCGCCGCCGAACTGGCCGCCGCCTACCAGAAGGTGGTCGACGCGTACGGCCTCCAGGCCGTGGACATCGACCTGGAGTCGACCGAGCTGAGCACCCCCGCGGTGCGGCAGCGGGTCGTCGACGCGCTGAAGACGCTGAAGGCCAAGAACCCCGGACTGCTCGTCTACGTCAGCTTCCCGGTCGACCCGACCGGCCCGGACGCCGACGGCGCCGACCTGATCAGGACCGCCGCCAAGGCCGCTCTGGTGGTGGACGGTTGGACGGCCATGCCGTTCGACTTCACGAGCCATGACGGCACCATGGCCGCCGCGACCGTCACCGCCGTCAGCGGCCTCCAGCGGGCCGTCGCCGCCGCCTACGGCTGGGACGACGACAAGGCCTGGCGCCACTCCGGCCTCTCCTCCATGAACGGCCGCACCGACCAGCAGGGCGAGCAGCTCACCCCGGCCGACTTCCGCTCCGTCCGCGACTTCGCCGCCACCCACCACCTGGCCCGGTTCGGCTTCTGGGCGGTCAACCGCGACCGCCCGTGCGCGAGCGGCACCTTCACCACCGCGACGTGCAGCGGCGTCCAGCAGACCGCGTACGACTTCACCCGGATCGTGGCCGGCTACCACGTGGACTCGGTGCCCGGTGGGGACGGCCCCTGCCCGAGCCCGTCGGTCGTCACCACGCTGCCCCCGGGCCCCGGCCGGACCACCTGGCCGCTGCCGACCCCGACCGTCGCCCGCCCGGCCGACGCGGTCCCGCCGGCCGACGGCCCGTCGGCCTCGCCGTCCGCCCGCCCGTCCGACGGCACCCCGACGCCCGCCCGTACGGCCTGCGTCCCGCCGAGTCCGGCCCCGGTCACACCGGCGCCGACGGGCGTACCCACGACGCCGGCCTCGACCGCCCCCACCACCCCGGGTGCGACCACCACCACCTCGAAGCCGCCCGTGACCCCGACGGGTACGGCCACCACTGCGTCCGGCCCGGCCACCGCGGCCCCCGAGGGGTCGCCCCCGCCGACCCAGGCCGCCGGCGGTGCTCCCGCGCCCGCCGCGCCGGGCGGCGGCTCGCTCGCCTCCACCGGTGCGGACGGCACCGACGTCCTGCTCACCACCACCGGGGCCCTGCTCTTCCTCGGCGGTGCGCTCGGGCTGGTCTCCACCCGCCGCCGTGACCCGGAGCCGGCTGCCGGCTGA